The window gaggtggttgtcaggcacatgttcataggtgagaatgatgatgagtgtcacggatcatcacattcatcaagttgaagaacgaatgaatatcttagagaagaagtagacgtgaattgaatagaagaacaatagtaattgtattaattcatgaagaacagcagagctccacaccttaatctatggtgtgtagaaactccaccgttgaaaatacataagtacagggtctagggattgccgtgaggccagcccccaaacgtgaaaaggtctatgaaagtatgatcaagtgtatcaaagtatgaaaatacaatagcaaaaggtcctatttatagaaaactagtagcctagggtttacagaaataggtaattaatgcagaaatcttcttccaggcccacttggtgtgtgcttgggctgagcattgaagcttttacgtgtaaagacttttcttggagttaaacgccagcttttgtgccagtttgggcgtttaacactacAAAAAAAGAGACATAAAATGGAATAAATATTACGGCAGTTTTGTAAAACGGCCGTAATACCTGGGTATTATGACGTTTTTCATTGTTGTCATAATTGAATTGTATTTGGTGGCGGTTTCTGTTGATTTTGGCGGTTTTAAAATGCCATTATCACTTCTATATAAAATAGCCTAACCCTAATCCAATTCTCATTTTTCGTTGAAACGCAAAGTTTGAATCGCTGCCAGAGAGATCTTCTCTGTGACGACCTTCTCTTACCGATCTCCTCCGGCGACGACCTTCTCTTACCGATCTCTTCCGGCGACGATCTCCTCCAACGACGACCTCATTCGGCGACTTTTTCCTCAGCGGTGATCTTCTCTGGTGACCTCTCCTCTAACGACAATCTCCTCCTGTGATGGTCTCCTCTAGCGGCATCTCTTACTGCAATGATCTCCTCCGGTGGCATTCTCCTACGCCGGCAATCTCATCCAACGAGCTAATGTGCTATGAGAGATTCTCCTCCCACAAGCTCGCGAGttagcttcttcttcctcttttcctCTGTTCTCTTGAAAATATTTTACTCTAAttcttttgatttcttgaatTATTGATCCAAAATTTCAGAATACATGATAGATTTTACGAAATGGCAACTACAACTACTGAGCTAGGGTTTCTGAGGAAGGGATCGTTGAAACAATTCATAATGATGACAATGATGAAGCGCCCGATGCTGCGGAGAATGGAGTTGcggtaattttgttgttttattggATTATTTGTGCCTGAAACTTAATGCTTTTAGTTAACAGTTTGTTTTAGTTCCTTGAGTTGATTCTTTCATGCTTTATCAGTTCTGAATTTGTTCCACTATGTGCTTATAGTCTCACCGTCCAGTGGGGGTAAAAataatcatatttattattattaatacttttatttcatttcctatttcctattttgtttatttaatatcTGTTTAAAAAACTGTGTTCATGAGTTGCAGGGAGCAAGATGACTACGAGGTTGTGAGGAAGGTGGGAAGAGGGAAATACAGTGAGGTCTTTGAGGGCGTTCACTCCCACCGATAATGAAAAATGCATCATCAAGATCCTCAAACTCGTCAAGAAGAAAAAGGTGAATCCAATTCCAATCCCTACACCTATTGCAGCTTGTATTAACTAATATGActgctatttttaatttaaagcaaCACTGCTGTTTTCATTTTCAGTATACTTTTTCACTTCATTCCATCCTCATATGGCAATGAATGTTGTGCCGGGGCTTCAATGGACAACTTTGGTCCAGTAGTTTATTTAGTTTGTTattaaatttctaatttcaaacctGTAAGATTTTACCCTTTCCAATATTCTGGTTGTATATATAAGTTTGTACATCTTATAAGTTGTTATTCTGGTTGCAGTTAAAGAGGGAGATCAAAATATTGCATAATCTTTGTGGAGGTCCCAATGTTATAAAGCTACTTGACATTGTTAGGGACCAGCAATCAAAGACCCCAAGCCTTATATTTGAATATGTCAATAACACTGATTTTAAAGTTCTCTACCCCACCCTGTCAGATTATGATATTCGATATTATATCTATGAACTTCTAAAGGTAAGTTTTATACTCTATTGGTTGTCTAAGATCAGCTGTTATATCTTATTTTTGCAGTCATTATTTGTTTGACATATTTCTAGACATTATCTATGCCAATGCTTCGTGgaaaatttagttattatttttgtatttttctttacgGTGAAATATTAGAAAGTGGTTGAGTAATTGCTGCATAGCTCTTTGACAGCTTCTTCTACATTAATCCTCCGATAGATGCAATTAAAGAATGAATTGGTTGAGGTTTGAAATAGGTTGTAGAGTGGCTTGTAAGGaagttgattttgatttttgaaaatcacttccATTGCTTATAAATAATGCATAGCAGGAAAATAGACTTTTTCACTAAATGCACTTGTAATATCAATATCTACTAAGTTGATATTTAGTCTTTGAAGATAATACAATCAAGGCAAGGAGATATTGGGAACTACTACGGTGTTCAGCTTCTTGATGCTTCAGTGACAAAATACCAAGATTATGGTCACTAACAACTTACTCACCCTCTTGTGTATGTCCACAAAGACTAgtgcttttcttttttcctttttgccACTAAAAACTCAGTTTCCTGTCTACCACCTTGTGTTTCTTCgaatatgattttgtaaatttttgtgAAATATTTAACTTATTACTTACtcttgaaatatttaaaaaaaattgttagcaTTTTGCTAATAAGTGTTGTAAAGAATTGaagacatttaaaaaaaaagaaatatttttaaaagttttcattTATGTAGTCAAAAGTTCAAAAGtctttgttttttacttttttcaataaaagtatttgttttctatttatatatattatcgtTT is drawn from Arachis hypogaea cultivar Tifrunner chromosome 12, arahy.Tifrunner.gnm2.J5K5, whole genome shotgun sequence and contains these coding sequences:
- the LOC114924866 gene encoding uncharacterized protein, coding for MATTTTELGFLRKGSLKQFIMMTMMKRPMLRRMELRSEFVPLCAYRRWEEGNTVRSLRAFTPTDNEKCIIKILKLVKKKKLKREIKILHNLCGGPNVIKLLDIVRDQQSKTPSLIFEYVNNTDFKVLYPTLSDYDIRYYIYELLKERVKVPFKSEGKGNFRTVSFKFKAVAPRTRLTFYSSFYHTRIDDYGSLCGPVLDQVIVFSVA